The Opitutales bacterium ASA1 genome window below encodes:
- a CDS encoding YbaK/EbsC family protein — MPAKKVKEFLDRRGTKYVTIWHSPAFTAQEVAESAHVSGREFAKTVIVNLEGRLAMVVLPASKHLVLSDLREMLDAPHVRLASESEFKAVFPDCEVGAMPPFGNLYGLPTYVAASLAEQPEIAFNAGSHTEAFLMDYHDYAEAVQPRVLEFITT, encoded by the coding sequence ATGCCTGCGAAAAAAGTGAAGGAGTTCCTCGACCGCCGCGGCACGAAGTACGTCACCATCTGGCACTCGCCCGCGTTCACCGCCCAAGAGGTCGCCGAGTCCGCCCACGTCTCCGGTCGAGAATTCGCCAAGACCGTGATCGTGAACCTCGAGGGCAGACTCGCCATGGTCGTGTTGCCCGCTTCGAAACACCTCGTGCTCTCCGATCTGCGCGAGATGCTCGACGCACCACACGTCCGCCTCGCCTCCGAATCGGAGTTCAAGGCCGTGTTCCCCGACTGCGAGGTGGGCGCGATGCCGCCGTTCGGCAACCTCTACGGTCTGCCGACCTACGTGGCCGCGAGTCTCGCCGAACAGCCGGAGATCGCCTTCAACGCCGGCTCGCACACCGAAGCGTTCTTGATGGATTACCACGACTACGCCGAGGCCGTGCAACCGCGCGTGCTGGAGTTCATCACGACCTGA